The following proteins are encoded in a genomic region of Gemmatimonadaceae bacterium:
- a CDS encoding metal-sensitive transcriptional regulator, whose translation MSEHTTSDGERAGAACACGAGHAGGRHAAAVDPDIKERNLVRLRRIEGQVRGLQRMVDEERYCADVLTQLSSVQEALRAVGREVMRNHLRHCATDAIAEGGERAEAMYDELIDLMYRGVR comes from the coding sequence ATGAGCGAGCACACGACGAGCGACGGCGAGCGGGCGGGCGCGGCCTGCGCGTGCGGCGCCGGCCATGCCGGCGGACGGCACGCGGCGGCGGTGGACCCCGACATCAAGGAGCGCAATCTGGTGCGGCTGCGGCGCATCGAGGGACAGGTGCGCGGCCTGCAGCGGATGGTGGACGAGGAGCGGTACTGCGCCGACGTGCTCACGCAGTTGTCGTCGGTGCAGGAAGCGCTGCGCGCGGTGGGGCGCGAGGTGATGCGCAACCATCTGCGGCATTGCGCGACGGACGCGATCGCGGAGGGTGGCGAACGGGCGGAGGCGATGTACGACGAGTTGATCGACTTGATGTACAGGGGTGTTCGCTGA